From the genome of Arthrobacter russicus:
TCGTCAGCCCTCGATTGGGCTGCCCGCAAAGCCGTGGTCTACGGCACCGGAGCCTACGCCGGAGTGACCGTGGCACTGCTGCACGAGCGCGGCGTCACCGATGTCACCGTGTTCTCCGCCTCCGGCCGGGCCGCGGAATTCGCCGCAGCCCGTGGCGCGCACGCCGCGGAATCCCTGGCCGAGGCCCTCGGCGACGCCGATCTGGTGATCGGCTGCAGCGGCTCCGACCACCGGATCGCGGCCGCCGAATTGGGCACCATCCGGGAACGTTCCGGGGTCTCCGGCAGCCCGCTGTCCGTGATCGACCTGGCGCTGAGCCGGGATTTCGATCCGGCTGTCGCCGAACTTCCCGGGGTGGAGCTGCTCACCCTGGAAACCGTCCGGCTAGCCGCGCCGTCGGAACAGGAATCCGCCCTGCGGCAAGCCCAGGTGATCGTGTCCCAAGCTGCAGCCGACTTCGAGCTTTCAATCGCGGCACGCAGTGTGGACACGGCGATTGTGGCCTTGCGCAAACACACCATGGCGGTGCTCGACGCGGAAATGGAACGGGTCCGGGCACAGCACGGCTGCACCGCGGCCGCCGAAGAAGTGGAATTCGCTTTGCGGCGGATGGTCAAGCAGCTGTTGCACGGGCCCACGGTCCGCGCCAAAGAACTGGCCGCAGCAGGCCAGCAAGGCGAATACATCGCGGCACTGCAGGCGCTGTACGGCATCGAGATCGAAGCCATGGAACCGCAGATACCGGCGGCGGTGGAATCCGCCGAGTCCGCTACCCAGCCGACCTGCCCGGTGGACCACGACCAGAGCGCCTAGCCCGGGGTACCGGAGCGCCGGGCAGACCTGACGGACTCGATAGGTTCTTCGGCGCCTCGGAGCATCTCATCGGTACCGAGTCCGCCACTTGTGCCTTCGACTGCCGGGACAACCGCCAGGATCAAGGTTCCAATCCCCCGGCCACGCTGAACGAGCGATCGAACCCGGCCGCCCGCAGGGCCAGAGCCGCGGCAGCGGAACGCAGCCCGGTCCGGCAGAACAAGACCAGGTCGGTCCCGGCCGGAAGCGCGCCGAAATTGCCGGCATCGAGCTCGGCTTTGGGCAGCAGAATCGCACCCGGCACCGTGCCCAAAACGGTTTCCGACGGTGATCGGACATCGATCAGCGCAAAGCTGCCGGCCGGCAAAGAAGCCAGTTCCACCGCCACCGGGGCCGGTGCGGCAACGCCGCAGAATTCCGCATAGTCGATCAATCCGGTGACCGGTTCGCGTTCCGGATCCGCTGCGACCGCAATGGTCCGCCACGAGCCGGCCAAGGCATCATGGATCTGCAGCCGGCCGAGCAGCGGTTTGCCGACTCCGGTGATCAGTTTGACCGCCTCGGCCGCCATCACCGAACCGATCACACCGCAGAGCATCCCGAAGACCCCGGCCTCGGAGCAAGCCGGCACAGTCTCCGCAGCGGGCGGTTCGGGAAAGATGTCCCGATAGGTCGGCCCATGCCCGGCCCAGAACACCGAAACCTGACCGTCGAACCGCAGGATCGATCCCCAGACCAGAGGTTTCGCCAGGATTTCGCAGGCGTCGGAGACCAGGTACCGGGTGGCGAAATTGTCCGAGCCGTCCAACACCAGATCGAACCGGCCAAACAGTTCCAGGGCGTTCGAAGCATCCAATCGCAGTTCCAGGGGCTCCACGTCGACCAGCGGATTCAATGCGGCCACCGCAGCGGCGGCAGAGGATACCTTCGGCGCGCCGACCGACCCGGTACTGTGCAGCACCTGCCGTTGCAAGTTGGAGACGTCCACCGCGTCGTCGTCGACAATCGCGATCCGGCCCACGCCGGCCGCGGCCAAATAAGAAATCACCGGCGAGCCCAGACCACCCGCGCCGATCACCAGGACTTTGGCGTTCTTGAGCCGGCGCTGGCCCAGCACACCGACTTCGGTGAGCAGCAGATGCCGGGAATACCGCTCCATTTCTTCGGCCGTGAGTTCCGGCGCAGGGCTTACCAATTCGGCTGCAGAAAACATGTTCCAAATCTACGCTGCAGCCAAGTTACCCCCCAGTAAGCTGTACCAAGCATGTTAAGGAGAAGCCATGACTGAGGAAACCCGCACGCGGCCTGCCCGGCTGCCTCGGGACGAACGCCGTGCCCAATTGCTTTCGGCTGCCCAGGAGGTTTTCGTGGCAAACGGATACCACGGGGCCGCCATGGATGAGATCGCGGAAACCGCGCAAGTGTCCAAGCCCGTGCTCTACCAGCACTTCCCGTCCAAGCGGGACCTCTACTTGGCCCTGCTGGATCAGCAGATCGCCGAACTGACTGCCCGCATGCTCACCGCCCTGGCCTCGACCAACGACAACAAGTACCGGGTGCAAGCCACGATCAAGGCCTACTTCGAGTTCATTTCCAAAGACGACCAGGCGCATCGGCTGATCTTCGAGAACGACTTGATCAACGATCCGGAGG
Proteins encoded in this window:
- the moeB gene encoding molybdopterin-synthase adenylyltransferase MoeB, whose protein sequence is MFSAAELVSPAPELTAEEMERYSRHLLLTEVGVLGQRRLKNAKVLVIGAGGLGSPVISYLAAAGVGRIAIVDDDAVDVSNLQRQVLHSTGSVGAPKVSSAAAAVAALNPLVDVEPLELRLDASNALELFGRFDLVLDGSDNFATRYLVSDACEILAKPLVWGSILRFDGQVSVFWAGHGPTYRDIFPEPPAAETVPACSEAGVFGMLCGVIGSVMAAEAVKLITGVGKPLLGRLQIHDALAGSWRTIAVAADPEREPVTGLIDYAEFCGVAAPAPVAVELASLPAGSFALIDVRSPSETVLGTVPGAILLPKAELDAGNFGALPAGTDLVLFCRTGLRSAAAALALRAAGFDRSFSVAGGLEP
- a CDS encoding TetR/AcrR family transcriptional regulator, with the translated sequence MTEETRTRPARLPRDERRAQLLSAAQEVFVANGYHGAAMDEIAETAQVSKPVLYQHFPSKRDLYLALLDQQIAELTARMLTALASTNDNKYRVQATIKAYFEFISKDDQAHRLIFENDLINDPEVAAKIEIFSATYADAIAGIITHDTSLPAPEATLLGRALAGMSHVSARYWLENDSEIELEVAVELIYRLAWRGISRFPKETNPEEN
- a CDS encoding glutamyl-tRNA reductase; translation: MVLFSLVATHADIDLETVARLSVGSSAVSNSAVVLATCNRFEIYSAAEDPQLAKDRFVAELATVSGLPAPLVDSAFKLLTGSAVAEHLFSVASGLDSAVVGEREIAGQVRRALSDAQTNFAVPGPLVRLFQTASRAAKDVGSQTALGSQGRSIVSVALDLAADSSALDWAARKAVVYGTGAYAGVTVALLHERGVTDVTVFSASGRAAEFAAARGAHAAESLAEALGDADLVIGCSGSDHRIAAAELGTIRERSGVSGSPLSVIDLALSRDFDPAVAELPGVELLTLETVRLAAPSEQESALRQAQVIVSQAAADFELSIAARSVDTAIVALRKHTMAVLDAEMERVRAQHGCTAAAEEVEFALRRMVKQLLHGPTVRAKELAAAGQQGEYIAALQALYGIEIEAMEPQIPAAVESAESATQPTCPVDHDQSA